The proteins below are encoded in one region of Balaenoptera ricei isolate mBalRic1 chromosome 6, mBalRic1.hap2, whole genome shotgun sequence:
- the ENTPD2 gene encoding ectonucleoside triphosphate diphosphohydrolase 2, with protein MAGKALSLLPPLLLAAAGLAGLLLLCVPTRDIREPPALKYGIVLDAGSSHTSMFIYKWPADKENDTGIVGQHSSCDVRGGGISSYADSPSRAGQSLVECLNQALRDVPKERHAGTPLYLGATAGMRLLNLTSPEASANVLAAATQTLTQYPFDFRGARILSAQDEGVFGWVTANYLLENFIKYGWVGQWFRPKKGTLGAMDLGGASTQITFETASPAEDPASEVQLRLYGQHYRVYTHSFLCYGRDQVLRRLLASALQTHGFHPCWPKGYSTHVLLQDVYESPCTAAQRPQTFNRSTKVSLSGSSDPALCRGLISELFNFSSCRFSRCSFNGIFQPPLAGKFIAFSAFFYTVDFLRTVMGLPVATLQQLEAAVVTICNQTWSELQARAPGERARLPDYCAGATFVQQLLRRGYGFDERAFGGVTFQKKAGDTAVGWALGYMLNLTNLIPADPPGLRKGTDFSSWVVLLLLFAAMPLAAFVLLLHRARSAESPSAI; from the exons ATGGCCGGGAAGGCGCTGTCGCTGCTGCCGCCGCTGCTGCTGGCCGCGGCGGGCCTCGCCGGCCTCCTGCTGCTGTGTGTCCCCACCCGCGACATCCGGGAGCCGCCCGCCCTCAAG tatGGCATCGTCCTGGACGCCGGCTCTTCCCACACATCCATGTTCATCTACAAGTGGCCAGCAGACAAAGAGAACGACACAGGCATCGTGGGCCAGCACAGCTCCTGTGACGTGCGTG GTGGGGGCATCTCTAGCTATGCTGACAGCCCTTCCAGGGCTGGGCAGAGTCTTGTGGAATGCCTGAACCAGGCGCTTCGGGATGTGCCCAAGGAGCGACACGCGGGCACGCCCCTCTACCTGGGAGCCACGGCGGGCATGCGCCTGCTCAA CCTAACCAGTCCAGAGGCTTCGGCCAACGTGCTCGCGGCCGCGACGCAGACGCTGACCCAGTATCCCTTTGACTTCCGTGGTGCCCGCATCCTCTCGGCCCAGGATGAGGGGGTGTTTGGCTGGGTGACCGCAAACTACCTGCTGGAGAACTTTATCAAG TACGGCTGGGTGGGCCAGTGGTTCCGGCCAAAGAAGGGGACGCTGGGGGCCATGGACCTGGGGGGCGCCTCCACACAGATCACCTTCGAGACGGCCAGCCCAGCTGAGGATCCGGCCAGTGAGGTCCAGCTGCGGCTCTACGGCCAGCACTACCGCGTCTACACCCACAGCTTCCTCTGCTATGGCCGTGACCAGGTCCTCCGGAGGCTGCTGGCCAGTGCACTCCAG ACCCACGGCTTCCACCCCTGCTGGCCGAAGGGCTACTCCACTCACGTGCTGCTCCAGGATGTGTATGAGTCGCCGTGCACTGCAGCCCAGCGGCCCCAGACCTTCAACAGAAGCACCAAGGTCAGCCTGTCGGGGAGCAGCGACCCTGCCCTGTGCCGTGGCCTCATCTCTGAGCTCTTTAACTTCTCCTCCTGCCGCTTCTCTAGATGCTCCTTCAACGGCATCTTCCAGCCCCCTCTGGCTGGAAAGTTCATT GCCTTCTCTGCTTTCTTCTACACGGTGGACTTCCTGAGAACTGTGATGGGGCTGCCCGTGGCAACCCTGCAGCAACTAGAGGCGGCCGTGGTCACCATCTGCAACCAGACGTGGAGTGAG CTGCAGGCTCGGGCGCCGGGGGAGCGGGCCCGCCTGCCCGACTACTGCGCTGGGGCCACATTCGTGCAGCAGCTGCTGCGCCGCGGCTACGGCTTCGACGAGCGCGCCTTCGGAGGCGTGACCTTCCAGAAGAAG GCCGGGGACACCGCGGTCGGCTGGGCGCTTGGCTACATGCTGAACCTGACCAACCTGATCCCCGCCGACCCGCCCGGGCTGCGCAAGGGCACAGACTTCAGCTCTTGGGTCGTCCTCCTCCTGCTCTTCGCCGCCATGCCCCTGGCTGCGTTCGTACTTCTGCTGCACCGGGCGCGCTCTGCCGAGTCGCCGAGCGCCATCTAG